The following coding sequences are from one Arachis hypogaea cultivar Tifrunner chromosome 7, arahy.Tifrunner.gnm2.J5K5, whole genome shotgun sequence window:
- the LOC112703890 gene encoding heavy metal-associated isoprenylated plant protein 46, giving the protein MKQKIVIEVPLNCTKCKKKVLTICTTAEGVTAVKFIRDGKDRVEIIGEGVDAAQVTQDLRNKLKFAKLVNVSKLD; this is encoded by the exons ATGAAG CAAAAGATTGTGATTGAAGTGCCATTAAACTGTACCAAATGCAAGAAGAAGGTCTTGACCATATGCACCACTGCAGAAG GTGTGACGGCAGTTAAGTTTATAAGAGATGGTAAAGATCGAGTGGAGATTATAGGAGAAGGAGTTGATGCAGCTCAAGTGACACAAGATTTGAGGAACAAGCTTAAGTTTGCTAAACTAGTTAATGTGTCCAAGCTTGATTAG